The DNA segment TGCGGCGCATCCGTCTGCGCGACATGGAGCACGTCCGGGCCACCATTTGCATCGTAGGCAACGTATCTCATCGTGCGCTCCTTTCGCGCTCGAGTAGCATCGCATCTCCAAACGAAAAGAACCGGTAGCCGCGCTCGATTGCAGCGCGATAGGCGCGCAGAATGCGCTCTCTACCGGCAAACGCGCTCACCATCACGAGCAACGTCGAGCGCGGCAGATGAAAGTTGGTCATCATCGCGTCCACGACGCGAAAGCGAAAGCCGGGCGTGATAAAGAGCGCCGTCTCGAACTCGCCGGCGCACAGAGCGCCGTGCTCGCCGACGTTCCCTTCCAGTGCGCGCACGACGGTCGTTCCGATCGCAACGACCCGCCGGCCGGTCGAACGCGCGCGTTCGATCGCTTGCACGCTCTGCGGCGAAATCGCGTATCGCTCGGCGTGCATGACGTGCTCGTCGATGCGCTGCGTCTGCATCGGACGAAACGTCCCTAAACCGACGTCCAGCGCAAGCTTTACGATCTCGACGCCGTGTGCCGCGAGCGCGGCGAGGAGCCGGTCGGTGACGTGTAACGACGCCGTCGGCGCCGCCACGCTTCCCGGAACGCGCGCGAAAACGGTTTGGTACCGCTCTTGCGCGTCGTCGGATTCATTATGAATGTACGGAGGCAGCGCCAACCGGCCCACGCGCCCGAGCATCTCCTCGAAGGGCATGTCGAGCTCGAAGCGCAGCTCGCGCGCACCATGCTCCAGAGCGGCAACGACCACTGCCGCCCCAGCGCCGTCGCCTCCACGAGACACGAGCTCGAGCCGCTCGCCTTCGCCAACGCGCTTCGCCGGCCGGAGCAACGCGATCCATGACGCCGCATTCGGATCGTATCGCATGCTGCCGCCGGCGGGATGCAGGAGCAGAATCTCGACGCGCCCGCCGCTCCGGCGCCGCGCGTACAGACGCGCCGCGAGCACGCGTGTCTCGTTGAGGACGACCAAATCGCCAGGACGCAAGAGCCTGGGAAGCTCTGCTACCGTACGGTCCTCTAACGCATCGTCGCGTACGACCAGCAGACGGGCGTCCTCGCGCCGCGCCGCCGGCTCTTGCGCGATCAGTGCCGGAGGGAGGTCGTACGCGTAGCAGGCGGCGAGACGTTCGTCCATGTGTCGGGCGTGGTGCCTGGAAAGTAGAAGCCGGCGATGGTCGCGGCCGTCGCGTTCCTGAGCGCCATTCCGCGCGCGCCCCATTGGCACAGCCCGACGCCGTGGCCGTTGCCTGCCCCCTCGAGGTGCAGTAGCGGCCCGGTGAGCGCTCCTTCAGCCGCCTGCACGGAAAGCGTGAGGATCAGCAGGCTTGGCATGACCCGCGGTCCCACGGTCAGCCGAAAATCGCTCCCCTGCACGGCCGCAGTCGCACGGTTGGTAATCAACTCGATGTAGCGCGCGCGACCGCTTGCATCGCGCGTGCCGAGGCGCACGTCGCGCAACTGCCCCATTCCGCTCAACTGCCGCGCCGTCGCGCGCGCGATCGCGGCGAAGGCGATGTCCCGCGACCAGCGGTAGTCGGGAGAGGCCATGCAGTACGGGCATACGACGCCCGCGAGATACGGCACGGGCGCGCCCCCCCAGGCATCGGAAGCCGACTCCGTGTGCCCGCCGCAGCACGATGAATAGGCAATGTCGGCGTAGACGTTGCCGTAACGAAGAATCGTTCCGGTCGTTGCGTCCACCGCTTGCCGGCCCGCCGGCGACTCCGTAGCCGTTCCCTCGTAGACTTGATCCAGGTCCGACGGCACGACGTCGAACGGACGCTGCGGGTGTGCATGCCGCAAGACGAACGTTCGCGCGCAAATCGCCTGGATCTGCAGTGCGGCAACGGGCCACGACGAGGGCATTTCACGCGGAACCACACTGTAGAGATACTCCTCGAGCGCAACGAGATTGATGACGCGACCGTCGGGTGCGCGGGAAAAACTGCCGCGATACAGCCGGCCTCCGAACTCGAAGCCCCCGCTCGGAACCGGCCGAGGCGAACCTTCGCCCAGCAGCACCCGCAGCGATGGCGGTTGGCCGCTTACGGCGCCGAGCAGCGGGGCGCACGCTACGGCCGCAGCCGACGCCGCGACAAAGCTCCGGCGCTTCACGTGAAGAGCTCGGCCTGTGCCGAGCGTGGCGGCTCGACGCCGAGATGGCGATACGCCTGCGCCGTGGCCTTTCGGCCGCTCGCCGTCCGGCGAACGTAGTGCTCCTTCAGGAGATACGGTTCGACGACGTCCTCGAGCGTCTCCGCGTCCTCGCTTAGCGTTGCGGCAATCGATGCGATCCCGACAGGCCCGCCTTGATACTGTTCGACGATCGTGCGCAAGAACGCGCGGTCGAGGCGATCCAGGCCGGCTTCGTCGACGCCCTCACGCTCGAGCGCCTCGGTCGCGACCGTACGCGTGATCGCGCCTTGCGCCTTGACCTCAGCGTAGTCGCGCACGCGCCGCAAGAGCCGATTCGCGATACGCGGCGTGCCGCGGCTGCGCGATGCGATTGCAAGCGCGCCGGCGTCGTCGATCGGGACGCCGAGCATCCCCGCCGAGCGTTTGACGATGCGCTCCAGTGCGTCGACTGCGTAGTAATCCAGATGCTGCACGATCCCGAAGCGCTCGCGCAACGGCGCAGAGAGCATGCCCGCGCGCGTGGTCGCGCCGACGAGCGTGAAGCGCTTCAGCGGCAGCTTCAACGTCTTCGCGTACGCGCCACGGTCGACGAGAAAGTCGATCTGAAACTCTTCCATCGCCGGATAGAGAAACTCTTCGACTACGCTGCCCAGACGGTGTACCTCGTCGATGAAGAGCACGTCGCCTTCCTCGAGCGACGTCAGGATACCGACGAGATCCTTCGGTTTCTCGAGCGTCGGGCCGCTGGTCGGGCGAAAGTTTGCGCCCATCTCGCGCGCGATGAGTCCCGCGAGCGTCGTCTTGCCCAGACCGGGGGGGCCGTAGAAGAGTACGTGCTCGAGCGGCTCGTTTCGCCGCTGCGCGGCGTGGATAGCGATGTGCAGGTTCTCGACCACCTGATCCTGGCCGACGTACTCCGCGAACGTTCGCGGTCGGAGGCTCGCCGTATACAGCTCCTCCTCGAGCGTCTCGTGCGCGTCGACTGCGCGATCGTCGCCGTGCGGCCCCAAGAGAC comes from the Candidatus Dormiibacterota bacterium genome and includes:
- the queA gene encoding tRNA preQ1(34) S-adenosylmethionine ribosyltransferase-isomerase QueA; this encodes MDERLAACYAYDLPPALIAQEPAARREDARLLVVRDDALEDRTVAELPRLLRPGDLVVLNETRVLAARLYARRRSGGRVEILLLHPAGGSMRYDPNAASWIALLRPAKRVGEGERLELVSRGGDGAGAAVVVAALEHGARELRFELDMPFEEMLGRVGRLALPPYIHNESDDAQERYQTVFARVPGSVAAPTASLHVTDRLLAALAAHGVEIVKLALDVGLGTFRPMQTQRIDEHVMHAERYAISPQSVQAIERARSTGRRVVAIGTTVVRALEGNVGEHGALCAGEFETALFITPGFRFRVVDAMMTNFHLPRSTLLVMVSAFAGRERILRAYRAAIERGYRFFSFGDAMLLERERSAR
- the ruvB gene encoding Holliday junction branch migration DNA helicase RuvB gives rise to the protein MSDPRKRLLGPHGDDRAVDAHETLEEELYTASLRPRTFAEYVGQDQVVENLHIAIHAAQRRNEPLEHVLFYGPPGLGKTTLAGLIAREMGANFRPTSGPTLEKPKDLVGILTSLEEGDVLFIDEVHRLGSVVEEFLYPAMEEFQIDFLVDRGAYAKTLKLPLKRFTLVGATTRAGMLSAPLRERFGIVQHLDYYAVDALERIVKRSAGMLGVPIDDAGALAIASRSRGTPRIANRLLRRVRDYAEVKAQGAITRTVATEALEREGVDEAGLDRLDRAFLRTIVEQYQGGPVGIASIAATLSEDAETLEDVVEPYLLKEHYVRRTASGRKATAQAYRHLGVEPPRSAQAELFT
- a CDS encoding SpoIID/LytB domain-containing protein, which codes for MKRRSFVAASAAAVACAPLLGAVSGQPPSLRVLLGEGSPRPVPSGGFEFGGRLYRGSFSRAPDGRVINLVALEEYLYSVVPREMPSSWPVAALQIQAICARTFVLRHAHPQRPFDVVPSDLDQVYEGTATESPAGRQAVDATTGTILRYGNVYADIAYSSCCGGHTESASDAWGGAPVPYLAGVVCPYCMASPDYRWSRDIAFAAIARATARQLSGMGQLRDVRLGTRDASGRARYIELITNRATAAVQGSDFRLTVGPRVMPSLLILTLSVQAAEGALTGPLLHLEGAGNGHGVGLCQWGARGMALRNATAATIAGFYFPGTTPDTWTNVSPPATRTTSLRH